The segment GGCGAGCCCTTTCCAGTTCGACAGCGTGCCGGTCCGCGTCACGCGCAGCGCATTGAACGCTGTGCCGCTGATCGCGATCGCGTTCGCGGTCTTCGCCGGATCGAGTCGGAGCGCCTTGGATACACCCGCAGCGACCGCATACGATCCCTGGGTCGTGTGATCGAAACCCTTTGCACGGACCGGTGCGACGTCGCTGAGGCGGCACTGGACCTGGTAGGCGACCGCTAGGGAGACCAGAAGGTCCCTGCCACGCCCCCTGGCGTATTCCGCGGCGGCCATCACGGCACCGATGTTGTCGCTCGGGTGGCAGGTCTCTCCCTTGGCGAGGTAGCTGTCGTTGAAATCCAAGTACCGCACGAGAGCGCCGTTGATGAGCGCGGCGCGATCGGGCGACGTCTTGGGACCACCGATCGTTGTGCACAAGGGGCGCCCGCCGAAGTCCGCGGCGTGTTCGCGGAGCGCGAGAATGGGCGGACCCTCCAAGGCCCCAAGGGCGCATCCGAGCCCGTCGAGCATCCGGACCTTGAGCGCGGCGACAGCCGCGGAGGAGAGGTCGTCAAACGTCCGACCGACCACGAACTCGGCCAGCTCCTCAACCATCGTCATCGAGGCCACCGTCTCCCGCAGGGTTCGTCACCCCACGCTTCGTATAAGAGTGTGCGGGGTTGCCTCTGGAGGAAGCTTAAGGTTGTCTTCACGCATCCAAGGGCGTTGGACCTCGACGCGACGGACGTGGCCATTCTCCGCACCCTCCTCGAGGATGCGCGCGCCTCCCTTCGGACGATCACCAAACGGGTCGGGGTGAGCGTTCCTACGGTCAGCGCCCACGTGAGGAACCTGGAGCAGCTGGGGATTATTCGCGGATACCGCGTGGTCCTCGACTCCGAGCGGCTCTCGGAAAGCGGTGCCACCCTCATCGTGGAGACGAAGCCCCGATCCGAAGCAAGCGTGGCTCGGACGATCGCAAGTCGGTCCTGGGCGCGGCGGGTCCTCACGGGCCCGCAGGGCTCGATCCTGGTGGATGTCTCCGCCCCGTCGCGGGAGGCGGTCGCAACCGTCCGCAAGGAAGTGTCGGCCATGCCTCGAGTGACTCGCGTTCGGGAGTACGCCGGCCTCACCACCGTGAAGGACGAGCCGACGGTCCTTCCTCGCGAAGGTCTCGTGGCGAACATCCCGTGCTTCGAGTGCCGCGGACCCATTCACGGCGAGCCCGTCCGAGCACGCCTCGGCGGCCGCTACCACTACTTCTGCTGCCATTCCTGCGAACGTCTCTACCTCGAGCGCTACCGCCGGATCCAGGCGGCCGCGCGGGAACGCCCCTGACGCCATGGCGAACGCCGCTCCTTCCAAGGCCGCCGGACGGTACCCATAGAAAGTACCGAGCTTTCATACGCGGGCTTCGGGCTCTGCGACCTGAGCCTCCGGCCACGACCGTCCTCGTCTCCAGAGGGGAGCCATGGGCGTGCCGGCCCGAAGACCGCGGACCGCAACCATGAAGGTCTTCCTGTCCACCCCTCCTGGCAAGACGACGGAGCTGTGGCCCCCGCTCGGCCTCCTCTACATCGCCGCGAGCCTCCGGGCCCGCGGTCGCTCGGACGTCCAGGTGCTCGATGCCTTCTGTCGCAACCTGAGCGGGAACGAACTCGCGCAGCGGGTCGTGCAGGAGCGGCCGGACGTTTTCGGGATCAACTGCTCCACCCACACGTTCCTGGACGCCATTGAGGCACTCCGAAAGGTGTACGAGGCGGCGCCGGACACCACCCTCGTCATGGGCGGATACCACTCCACGTTCGCGGCGGAGAAGATCCTCCGCGCGTATCCCTTCGTGGACTACGTCCTCAAGGGAGAGGCGGAGCGCTCGTTCCCGGACCTCCTGGACCGACTCGAGGCCGGCGAGCCTCCGCAGGATGTGGACGGCATCACGTACCTCGAGGATGGACAGCTCGTGAGCCGGCCGCTGGCCGTGATCCGGGACCTCGACGCCCTCCCCTTCCCGGACCGCACCCTCCTCGGGGACCTGGAGTACGGGTACTTCCACCAGAACATCCGCCTCACCTTCGGGAAGTTCACCACGATCGTCTCCTCCCGCGGCTGCCCCTTCGCGTGCACGTACTGCTCCTGCGCGGCGTTCTCCCAGCGTCGCTGGCGGGCGCGGAGCGCGGCCAACGTGGTCGACGAGCTCGAAGGGCTCTACGACCGCGGCTACGAGAACGTCGTGTTCGTGGACGACAACTTCACCCTGAAGAAGAGCCGCGTGCGGGAGATCTGCGAGGGAATCCGCGACCGCAAGATCCGGATGCGGTTCTACTGCGAGGGTCGCGTGGACAACGCACCCTACGAGCTCCTGCGAACGATGAAGCGCGCGGGCTTCGACGTGATGTACTTCGGGGTGGAGAGCCCGTCCCCGCATGTCCTCGGGTACTACAAGAAAGGGATCACGGCGGCCCAGGCGGAGAGGGCCGTGGCCGACGCCAAGCGCGCGGGAATGATCGTGGTCACCTCGTTCATCATTGGGGCACCCGTGGAAGGCCTGCCCGACGTGCAGCGCACGATCGACTTCATCCGCACCCT is part of the Thermoplasmata archaeon genome and harbors:
- a CDS encoding winged helix-turn-helix transcriptional regulator; its protein translation is MDLDATDVAILRTLLEDARASLRTITKRVGVSVPTVSAHVRNLEQLGIIRGYRVVLDSERLSESGATLIVETKPRSEASVARTIASRSWARRVLTGPQGSILVDVSAPSREAVATVRKEVSAMPRVTRVREYAGLTTVKDEPTVLPREGLVANIPCFECRGPIHGEPVRARLGGRYHYFCCHSCERLYLERYRRIQAAARERP
- a CDS encoding radical SAM protein; the protein is MPARRPRTATMKVFLSTPPGKTTELWPPLGLLYIAASLRARGRSDVQVLDAFCRNLSGNELAQRVVQERPDVFGINCSTHTFLDAIEALRKVYEAAPDTTLVMGGYHSTFAAEKILRAYPFVDYVLKGEAERSFPDLLDRLEAGEPPQDVDGITYLEDGQLVSRPLAVIRDLDALPFPDRTLLGDLEYGYFHQNIRLTFGKFTTIVSSRGCPFACTYCSCAAFSQRRWRARSAANVVDELEGLYDRGYENVVFVDDNFTLKKSRVREICEGIRDRKIRMRFYCEGRVDNAPYELLRTMKRAGFDVMYFGVESPSPHVLGYYKKGITAAQAERAVADAKRAGMIVVTSFIIGAPVEGLPDVQRTIDFIRTLRPHAVQVNILDCLIGTPIWDDLTREGIVAPEDWKRNHRIWEYHEDGLTRDLLGKLSEDAYAAHIQGWQSKGGLKDFVRLMGVNRTGRKVVLGNLFNPNVRRRLTEGYQASTT